A genomic segment from Methanolobus zinderi encodes:
- a CDS encoding PAS domain-containing sensor histidine kinase, producing the protein METKKHHRDLFLESENTAQLNRTAGTDIFSKVFDNAPLLMIVVNRDGKVENINYATSEALGIDKKDALGLLGGELFGCINSFDGEGCGMNHECSECIVRNTVMRTFMTSEEVYKKEGELTIWIGEEFSTRSLIISTTLIEPGDLSRVLLTVDDITGQKLVEKELRESKKMLEAAKNEAEFANRAKSDFLAKMSHELRTPLNSVIGFSDMLLTENFGKMNEKQSRYAKHISSSGKHLLGLINDILDISKVEAGKMELNLTSFSVPDTIQEILGIISPQAAEKNIALKSDIDLQIDQLCADEAKFKQILLNLLSNAVRFTPSNGCIKIEGKIVRNMLSVSVADNGIGIAPEKQRTIFDPFEQADPSLSSEYGGTGLGLSIVRKFVEMHGGQIYVESEIGKGSTFTFDLPLSYPEFQ; encoded by the coding sequence ATGGAAACAAAAAAACATCACCGTGATCTCTTCTTGGAATCGGAAAACACAGCGCAATTAAACAGAACAGCAGGTACAGATATATTCAGCAAAGTGTTTGATAATGCACCCCTGCTAATGATAGTTGTAAACCGGGATGGAAAAGTAGAGAATATCAACTACGCCACTTCGGAAGCACTTGGAATAGATAAAAAGGATGCTTTAGGTCTTCTGGGTGGAGAACTGTTCGGTTGTATCAATTCATTTGACGGTGAAGGCTGTGGAATGAATCATGAATGTAGTGAGTGTATTGTTCGCAATACGGTTATGCGGACCTTTATGACCTCGGAGGAGGTCTACAAAAAAGAAGGTGAACTCACAATATGGATCGGTGAAGAATTTTCTACCAGATCGCTGATAATCTCTACAACTTTGATCGAGCCCGGAGATCTGAGCAGAGTATTACTTACTGTTGACGATATCACTGGACAGAAGCTTGTCGAAAAGGAGTTAAGGGAAAGCAAGAAGATGCTTGAAGCAGCAAAGAATGAAGCGGAATTTGCCAATCGTGCAAAAAGTGATTTCCTTGCAAAAATGAGCCATGAGTTACGTACTCCTTTAAACTCTGTTATTGGTTTTTCAGATATGTTGCTGACTGAGAACTTCGGTAAAATGAATGAGAAGCAATCAAGATACGCAAAGCATATATCGTCAAGCGGAAAGCATCTGCTCGGCCTGATCAATGATATTCTCGACATATCCAAAGTTGAGGCCGGAAAGATGGAGTTAAATCTGACATCCTTTTCTGTTCCTGATACCATCCAGGAGATACTGGGGATAATCTCACCACAGGCAGCAGAGAAAAACATTGCTTTGAAAAGCGATATTGACCTGCAGATCGATCAACTGTGTGCCGATGAAGCAAAATTCAAACAGATATTGTTAAATCTTCTCAGCAACGCCGTCAGGTTCACTCCGTCAAATGGCTGTATTAAGATAGAAGGAAAGATTGTCCGTAACATGTTATCGGTTTCTGTAGCTGATAATGGTATCGGGATTGCCCCTGAAAAGCAGAGAACTATATTCGATCCCTTTGAACAGGCCGATCCTTCACTATCCTCTGAGTATGGAGGAACAGGCCTGGGGCTTTCCATCGTCAGGAAATTTGTGGAAATGCACGGCGGGCAAATTTATGTTGAGAGTGAGATCGGAAAAGGAAGTACATTCACTTTTGATCTGCCTCTTTCATACCCTGAATTTCAGTAA
- a CDS encoding biotin transporter BioY has protein sequence MDQNNYQYSGSDIKKMALASLFAALIAVGAYLKIPIPFSPVPITLQVFFVFLAGAMLGARWGTLSVIVYLLLGIIGLPVYSGGTSGLGMLLGPTGGYLVSFAIAAFLIGTLADKKGTENMLLNASFMLAGLFIIYLLGTSYLAFAANITFENALKLGVLPFLPADLLKLALASFIVSKYSL, from the coding sequence GTGGATCAGAATAATTACCAATACAGTGGAAGTGACATTAAAAAAATGGCACTTGCATCGCTTTTTGCCGCTCTTATAGCTGTGGGTGCCTATCTGAAGATACCAATTCCCTTCAGCCCCGTCCCAATTACACTACAGGTGTTTTTCGTATTCCTGGCCGGTGCCATGCTTGGTGCACGATGGGGCACATTAAGTGTAATCGTATACCTGCTTCTTGGAATCATCGGCCTGCCGGTATACTCAGGAGGTACCTCAGGACTCGGGATGCTTCTCGGACCCACCGGAGGATACCTTGTCAGCTTTGCAATAGCTGCTTTTCTCATCGGAACACTCGCAGATAAGAAAGGGACCGAAAACATGCTATTGAACGCGTCCTTTATGCTTGCAGGACTTTTCATAATATATTTACTGGGAACTTCGTATCTGGCTTTTGCTGCGAATATTACATTTGAGAATGCACTTAAACTGGGTGTACTCCCGTTCCTGCCTGCTGACCTCCTAAAGCTTGCTCTTGCATCGTTTATCGTTTCAAAATATTCCCTATGA
- a CDS encoding redox-regulated ATPase YchF, with protein MTMTIGLAGKPNAGKSTFFKAATMADVEIANYPFTTINANKGVTYVRAECPCVERSKRCGHCVEGIRYVPIEMIDVAGLVPDAHQGRGLGNTFLDELRQAQAIIHVIDASGGTDVEGNPVDVGEHNPMDDVDFLNREITMWMFGILKRNWDRLARKIQAEGLKIEKVLSEQLAGAGVDEYHVICSLSECKLDHNHVKWSDDDLVRLCDGIRIMSKPMIIAANKADVAPGGFVSDLQSLEQIVVPTSAAAELALKSASKSGAIKYDPGDDDFSIIKEDLTPAQKKGLENVHALIEKMGGTGIQDCINRSVFELLDLIIVYPVEDEGKWTDKNDRMLPDAFLMKRGSTAHDLAYKVHSDIGESFLYAVDAKTKMRLGEKHELKDGDVVKIVSTAK; from the coding sequence ATGACAATGACAATAGGACTTGCAGGAAAACCCAATGCGGGTAAATCCACATTCTTCAAGGCCGCGACAATGGCGGACGTTGAGATTGCAAATTATCCTTTTACTACTATCAATGCAAATAAAGGTGTCACATATGTGCGTGCAGAGTGTCCATGTGTTGAGCGCAGCAAGCGCTGTGGGCACTGCGTTGAAGGAATCCGCTACGTACCCATAGAAATGATCGATGTGGCCGGGCTTGTGCCTGATGCTCATCAGGGTCGGGGTCTTGGTAACACTTTTCTGGACGAACTCAGGCAGGCCCAGGCAATCATTCATGTGATCGATGCATCCGGCGGAACCGATGTGGAAGGCAACCCTGTGGATGTTGGAGAACACAACCCAATGGATGATGTTGATTTCCTGAACAGGGAAATAACCATGTGGATGTTCGGCATCTTAAAACGCAACTGGGACCGCCTTGCACGTAAGATACAGGCCGAGGGGCTCAAGATCGAGAAAGTGCTCTCGGAACAGCTTGCAGGTGCAGGGGTGGATGAGTATCATGTCATATGCTCTCTGTCCGAGTGCAAACTTGATCATAACCATGTGAAATGGAGTGATGATGATCTTGTCCGTCTGTGTGATGGTATACGTATTATGAGCAAACCCATGATAATAGCAGCCAACAAGGCAGATGTTGCTCCTGGGGGTTTTGTCAGTGATCTGCAGTCCCTCGAGCAGATCGTTGTGCCGACAAGTGCGGCTGCAGAACTTGCTCTCAAATCCGCATCCAAGAGCGGGGCGATAAAATATGATCCAGGCGATGATGACTTTTCCATCATAAAAGAAGATCTGACCCCTGCACAGAAGAAAGGTCTGGAGAACGTACATGCACTGATTGAAAAAATGGGTGGTACCGGAATACAGGATTGTATCAACAGGTCGGTGTTCGAGCTGCTTGACCTGATCATAGTTTATCCGGTGGAAGACGAGGGTAAATGGACCGATAAGAACGACCGGATGCTGCCTGATGCTTTTCTTATGAAGAGAGGTTCCACAGCCCACGATCTTGCATATAAGGTACATTCCGATATCGGTGAAAGTTTCCTTTATGCGGTGGATGCTAAAACGAAGATGCGTCTTGGGGAAAAACATGAACTCAAGGACGGTGACGTTGTAAAGATCGTATCCACAGCAAAGTAA
- a CDS encoding MBL fold metallo-hydrolase, giving the protein MKITLLGTGDATGTPVIGCSCRTCMAAHEGGKSRRTRCAVLVESDSGSVLIDTGPDLRYQMLKNNVGHVDGVIWTHGHYDHFSGFAEFHRVQYNVDVYGLRETLDYIMDYLQFLRPRKHYVSMYETFELIGLEFTLFKVVHPPAKNPMGVIIREGDKKVVITGDTQREIPQKSMEMITDPDLLVADAIVPPTVEVKKHMNTLEAMDLARTLRAKDVVFTHLSHFFKPHDEAIKEYPLAYDGMVFEL; this is encoded by the coding sequence ATGAAGATCACTCTCCTTGGCACAGGTGATGCTACAGGGACGCCTGTTATTGGCTGCAGTTGCAGGACCTGCATGGCTGCACATGAAGGTGGTAAAAGCCGCAGGACCAGATGTGCGGTGCTGGTGGAATCTGATAGTGGTTCAGTGCTTATAGATACCGGTCCGGACCTCCGTTACCAGATGCTGAAGAATAATGTCGGCCATGTGGACGGGGTGATATGGACCCATGGGCATTACGATCATTTTTCAGGCTTTGCCGAGTTTCACAGGGTACAGTACAATGTGGATGTCTACGGACTTAGGGAAACACTGGATTATATCATGGATTACCTGCAGTTTCTCAGACCAAGGAAGCATTATGTATCCATGTACGAGACCTTTGAACTAATAGGCCTGGAGTTCACATTGTTCAAGGTAGTGCATCCCCCTGCAAAAAATCCCATGGGGGTCATAATCCGGGAGGGTGATAAGAAGGTGGTCATCACGGGGGATACCCAGAGAGAAATACCTCAGAAAAGTATGGAAATGATCACGGACCCTGATCTGCTGGTCGCCGATGCGATAGTCCCTCCCACCGTAGAAGTCAAAAAACACATGAATACCCTCGAGGCCATGGATCTTGCAAGAACATTAAGGGCAAAAGATGTGGTGTTCACACATCTGAGCCACTTCTTCAAGCCACACGATGAGGCAATTAAGGAATATCCCCTTGCTTATGACGGTATGGTCTTTGAACTGTAG
- a CDS encoding undecaprenyl diphosphate synthase family protein, producing the protein MSIVTSLYENYLLSQVSGSSAKVPEHVSLVLSERDLLQSNGFVKLKEYISWCCQLDIRVTSIYVDVIDTEEDLRSGIIERLLEELEELFPDLPPEIGFEVYTDDGDLHLKREDRKMLVYVSVGFGGRKEVTKAVLSILSDVKNGKMSSSDILEETIESRLKVKHEPDIFIRSGGKHLSDFLIWQAVYSELYFTDVNWHNIRKLDLLRIIRDFQKRQRRFGK; encoded by the coding sequence ATGAGCATTGTTACTTCACTTTATGAGAACTATCTTCTGAGCCAGGTGTCAGGATCGTCCGCAAAGGTTCCCGAGCACGTATCACTGGTACTGTCGGAAAGAGATCTCTTGCAGTCCAACGGATTTGTGAAACTTAAAGAATATATCTCATGGTGTTGCCAGCTGGACATCAGGGTGACCAGTATCTATGTTGATGTGATTGACACAGAAGAGGATCTCAGGTCCGGGATAATTGAGAGGCTTCTGGAAGAACTTGAAGAGCTCTTTCCGGATTTACCCCCGGAGATCGGCTTTGAAGTCTATACCGATGACGGGGATCTCCACCTCAAAAGAGAGGACAGGAAGATGCTTGTCTATGTTTCCGTGGGATTCGGGGGAAGGAAAGAGGTTACAAAGGCGGTGCTTTCCATACTTTCCGATGTTAAGAACGGCAAGATGAGCTCATCGGATATTCTTGAAGAGACCATAGAATCCCGTCTGAAGGTAAAACATGAGCCTGATATCTTCATACGCTCTGGAGGCAAGCATCTCTCCGATTTTCTGATCTGGCAGGCAGTATATTCAGAACTCTATTTTACCGATGTAAACTGGCATAATATAAGAAAACTTGATCTTCTGAGAATAATCAGGGATTTCCAGAAAAGGCAGAGAAGATTCGGGAAATAG
- a CDS encoding DUF5803 family protein produces the protein MRKWITFVLCISLLGVLAGGCIDELVPVDGETTTQDASTYEFQPFLNNSFVDGEFLHTSTFYLSEENAKAVHILENETTIDVIPLEDLSSPNQDPVSNIVVVGDYANSTNASVEYFTELSTSPEPAEINYTLSEDVIRGQKHIYIEFSEPVTGFVAFTLATPMGQDFVHVTTPPSVVRFVLPEGYTTGNPFIGKTNPEPTERYYDSQNRENLVWINEVMSTSGILESLQSFSGENESEIEPVPRAISVKYYSESAPQGLIIAVGILGLAALIVFSRYYREKRKLGKIREDIEGQFREKKGKGKD, from the coding sequence ATGAGAAAATGGATCACATTTGTGCTTTGTATTTCACTTCTTGGTGTACTTGCAGGAGGTTGTATCGACGAACTTGTTCCCGTGGACGGGGAGACCACAACACAGGATGCATCCACCTATGAGTTCCAACCTTTCCTGAACAATAGTTTCGTGGACGGAGAGTTCCTACATACCAGTACATTCTACCTTTCAGAAGAAAATGCAAAAGCAGTCCATATTCTTGAAAATGAGACTACCATAGATGTCATACCGCTTGAGGATCTCAGCTCACCCAATCAGGATCCTGTAAGCAATATTGTGGTTGTCGGAGATTATGCAAATTCCACAAATGCTTCTGTGGAATATTTCACAGAACTATCAACGTCTCCTGAACCGGCAGAGATCAATTACACATTATCCGAAGATGTGATCAGAGGACAGAAACACATCTATATCGAATTCAGTGAACCGGTTACAGGATTTGTAGCATTCACCCTGGCCACACCAATGGGACAGGATTTCGTACACGTGACCACTCCACCTTCGGTTGTACGTTTTGTGCTTCCCGAAGGCTATACCACTGGCAACCCTTTCATTGGTAAAACAAACCCGGAACCCACTGAGAGATATTATGATTCACAGAACCGGGAAAACCTTGTGTGGATCAATGAAGTAATGTCCACCAGCGGTATCCTGGAGAGTCTGCAGAGCTTTTCCGGAGAGAACGAATCAGAAATTGAGCCGGTCCCAAGGGCAATCAGTGTCAAGTACTATTCTGAATCTGCCCCGCAGGGTCTGATAATTGCAGTGGGGATACTAGGTCTTGCAGCACTGATCGTCTTTTCAAGATACTACCGTGAAAAGAGAAAACTCGGTAAGATCAGGGAGGATATCGAAGGCCAGTTCCGGGAGAAAAAGGGGAAAGGAAAAGATTGA
- a CDS encoding ATP-binding protein, translating to MSDVKLDIIELLLTAQVYNKYPELDVNDLPKQIRKFYWSREQRTVPKPIRVKTTDIEKLFELDNAGIALKPLPFVAIDDVDFSVKITALEVGAEWFQKKEGSKDKISHNPVLAFYYEKKQAEGADYKSAKSKVRPKEVDREWIESLMEEISKEEGGEDMLKLAQISAPEDIRQTLKEFILTNEQEEEVKKIVKAIQYRDYLRRIGLYDVGKILMVGPPGTGKTSLAKAMSEHLAIPFVEVKLSMITDQYLGETAKNIDRVFALAKRLSPCILFIDEFDFVAKTRSSDEHAALKRAVNTLLKAIDDISLTNDGVLLLAATNHPKMLDTAAWRRFDDIMKFPLPDTEMRKKILDIVTKDIEGDFDNTEIASLTHGYSGSDLRMVIRECVLSALVRERTKLTQKDMLSAVASFDERAVLKTNEYDATM from the coding sequence ATGTCTGACGTAAAGCTTGATATTATTGAATTATTGCTTACTGCACAGGTATATAACAAATATCCGGAACTGGATGTAAATGACCTTCCAAAACAAATACGTAAATTCTACTGGAGCAGAGAACAGCGAACAGTTCCAAAACCTATCAGGGTAAAGACCACAGACATAGAAAAGTTATTCGAGCTGGATAATGCAGGCATTGCTCTCAAACCCCTGCCCTTTGTTGCAATAGATGATGTGGATTTCTCGGTGAAGATCACAGCCCTTGAAGTAGGTGCCGAATGGTTCCAGAAAAAGGAAGGATCAAAGGACAAAATCTCCCATAATCCGGTACTTGCCTTCTATTATGAAAAAAAACAGGCTGAGGGTGCTGACTACAAGAGTGCGAAGTCCAAGGTCAGACCCAAGGAGGTTGATAGGGAGTGGATCGAATCCCTGATGGAAGAGATATCCAAGGAAGAGGGCGGGGAAGACATGTTAAAGCTTGCCCAGATAAGTGCTCCGGAGGATATCAGGCAAACTCTTAAGGAATTCATCCTGACAAATGAGCAGGAAGAAGAGGTCAAAAAGATTGTCAAGGCCATACAGTATCGTGATTATCTGAGGCGTATCGGTCTCTATGATGTTGGAAAAATACTGATGGTAGGTCCGCCGGGTACGGGGAAAACCTCACTTGCCAAGGCCATGTCGGAACACCTCGCAATTCCCTTTGTGGAAGTAAAACTTTCCATGATAACCGATCAGTATCTGGGTGAGACTGCAAAGAACATTGATCGTGTATTCGCCCTTGCAAAGAGACTGAGCCCATGCATACTTTTTATTGACGAGTTCGATTTTGTCGCAAAGACACGCTCATCCGATGAACACGCAGCGTTGAAAAGAGCTGTCAACACCTTGCTCAAGGCCATAGATGATATCAGCCTCACAAACGATGGTGTCCTCCTGCTGGCTGCAACAAACCATCCAAAAATGCTCGATACCGCTGCATGGAGGCGTTTTGACGATATAATGAAGTTCCCTCTGCCAGACACGGAAATGCGCAAGAAGATACTTGATATTGTAACAAAGGATATAGAAGGGGATTTCGATAATACGGAGATTGCTTCCCTGACTCACGGTTACAGTGGTTCGGACCTTCGCATGGTTATCAGGGAGTGTGTCCTCAGTGCACTTGTACGTGAACGTACGAAACTTACTCAGAAGGATATGCTCAGTGCGGTTGCATCATTTGATGAAAGGGCCGTGCTCAAGACGAATGAATATGATGCGACCATGTGA
- a CDS encoding ABC transporter permease, producing MRFASYFEIPRISSNAYKVWQRNKDVFMKDIKLNFLPPFLEPILYLIALGFGLGRFVESIDGVPYAQFIAPALISISVMYASFFECSYGSYVRMYYQKTFDAIIATPLTIEEVIAGEMLWGATRSMINATVMIPVIALFGLIDLRYSLLIIPFAFLGGLLFAAIGMCFTAVTPNIMSINYPVLLFITPMFLFSGTFFPLSALPQIIQYFAVAFLPLTHVVNVIRSLGYGVLELSLLFDVVWIIIVCAILFVLSINMMKKRLVV from the coding sequence ATGAGATTTGCGAGCTATTTTGAAATACCAAGGATCAGTTCAAATGCATACAAGGTCTGGCAGCGCAACAAGGATGTTTTCATGAAAGACATAAAATTGAATTTCCTGCCTCCTTTCCTTGAACCCATATTATACCTGATAGCACTTGGTTTTGGTCTCGGACGCTTTGTTGAGAGCATTGATGGCGTACCCTATGCACAATTCATAGCCCCTGCACTGATATCCATATCCGTGATGTACGCATCGTTCTTCGAGTGCAGCTATGGCTCTTACGTCAGGATGTACTACCAGAAGACCTTTGATGCCATCATCGCCACACCCCTGACAATTGAAGAAGTGATTGCAGGAGAGATGCTGTGGGGTGCCACCAGAAGTATGATCAATGCAACCGTGATGATACCGGTTATCGCACTGTTCGGCCTTATCGACCTACGTTATTCGCTGCTCATAATACCCTTCGCATTCCTTGGAGGATTGCTTTTTGCAGCTATAGGCATGTGTTTTACTGCAGTTACCCCGAACATCATGTCCATTAACTATCCGGTACTTCTGTTCATTACACCCATGTTCCTGTTCAGCGGTACATTTTTCCCGCTGAGCGCCCTTCCGCAGATAATCCAGTACTTTGCAGTTGCTTTTCTGCCTCTCACACATGTTGTGAACGTGATAAGGTCTCTCGGGTACGGGGTGCTGGAATTGTCCCTGTTGTTCGATGTGGTATGGATAATAATTGTCTGCGCCATACTTTTTGTGCTTTCAATAAATATGATGAAAAAGAGACTTGTCGTTTGA
- the thsA gene encoding thermosome subunit alpha, producing the protein MLGNRNKRRERDAQGINILAGKAVAKAVRTTLGPKGMDKMLVDSLGDIVITNDGATILREMDIEHPAAKMVVEVAKTQDDEVGDGTTTAAVITGELLAKAEELIDKGVHPTIIASGYRHAAKKAAEILKTITIDVSRDDRETLRKIAMTSITGKGAGEQKEFLADMVIDAVLSVAEETEEGITVDVDDITIEKREGGSILDTELVPGLIIDKERVRPNMPKRIENAKIMLASFGIEFHKIEKDAEIKITSPDQMQMFVDQEERMVKEMVDKIVASGANVVFCQKAIDDLAQYYLEKAGIYACRRIKKSDLQKLAKATGATLFQDVTDVRPEDLGEAAVVEEKSISGAKMTFLTGCKEEKTTSLVLHGGTTHIVDSLKRALNDALCVVGVALEDEKIVAGGGSPEIELALRLSEYASTLKGREQLAVAKFAEALEIIPQTLAENAGLDPIDKIIEMRSQHEQGNKKAGLDVYTGKIVDMYENNVLEPLRIKTQALNAATEATVMILRIDDVVAASSKQGAMPPGMPQPEMEM; encoded by the coding sequence ATGTTAGGAAACAGGAATAAAAGGCGGGAAAGGGATGCCCAGGGCATCAATATCCTTGCTGGAAAAGCAGTGGCAAAGGCAGTAAGGACCACCCTTGGCCCAAAGGGTATGGACAAAATGCTGGTAGATTCACTTGGTGACATTGTAATTACTAACGATGGTGCAACCATCCTCAGGGAAATGGATATCGAGCACCCGGCAGCAAAGATGGTGGTGGAAGTTGCAAAGACCCAGGACGACGAGGTCGGAGATGGTACCACAACCGCAGCCGTAATTACAGGAGAACTTCTCGCCAAGGCTGAAGAACTCATTGACAAGGGTGTACACCCCACAATCATCGCATCAGGATACAGGCATGCTGCAAAGAAGGCTGCTGAGATCCTCAAGACGATTACAATCGATGTTTCCAGGGATGACAGAGAGACACTCAGAAAGATTGCCATGACATCCATTACAGGAAAAGGTGCCGGAGAGCAAAAGGAATTCCTGGCAGACATGGTTATCGACGCTGTACTTTCAGTTGCCGAAGAAACCGAAGAAGGAATCACGGTTGACGTCGACGATATCACTATCGAGAAGAGAGAAGGCGGAAGCATCCTTGACACAGAACTTGTACCCGGACTCATTATCGACAAGGAACGCGTAAGACCAAACATGCCAAAGAGGATCGAGAACGCAAAGATCATGCTGGCAAGTTTCGGAATCGAGTTCCACAAGATCGAGAAGGATGCAGAGATAAAGATCACCTCTCCTGATCAGATGCAGATGTTCGTTGACCAGGAAGAGAGAATGGTCAAGGAAATGGTAGACAAGATCGTGGCAAGCGGTGCAAATGTCGTATTCTGCCAGAAGGCAATCGATGACCTTGCACAGTATTATCTTGAAAAGGCCGGAATCTATGCCTGCAGAAGGATAAAGAAAAGCGACCTCCAGAAGCTTGCAAAGGCAACCGGTGCAACCCTGTTCCAGGATGTCACTGATGTCAGGCCGGAAGATCTCGGAGAAGCTGCTGTTGTAGAGGAAAAGAGCATCAGCGGTGCAAAGATGACATTCCTTACAGGATGCAAGGAAGAAAAGACAACATCACTTGTACTCCACGGCGGTACCACACATATCGTAGACAGTCTCAAGCGTGCACTAAACGATGCCCTCTGTGTGGTCGGCGTAGCACTTGAAGACGAGAAGATAGTAGCAGGTGGCGGATCTCCGGAGATAGAACTTGCTCTGAGACTCAGCGAGTACGCGTCAACACTCAAGGGAAGAGAACAGCTTGCTGTGGCCAAGTTTGCAGAAGCACTTGAGATCATACCACAGACCCTTGCCGAGAATGCAGGTCTTGACCCGATCGACAAGATCATCGAGATGCGTTCACAGCACGAGCAGGGCAATAAGAAGGCAGGTCTTGACGTTTACACCGGAAAGATCGTCGACATGTACGAGAACAACGTCCTTGAGCCACTCAGGATCAAGACACAGGCCCTCAATGCAGCAACCGAAGCAACCGTAATGATCCTCAGGATCGATGACGTGGTTGCGGCAAGTTCCAAACAGGGCGCAATGCCACCTGGAATGCCACAGCCTGAAATGGAGATGTAA
- the rimI gene encoding ribosomal protein S18-alanine N-acetyltransferase, whose translation MIRRALIDDIPKIVQVEKACFSVPWPDFLFKAHLHNPGFVVYEKEKNLIGYAIIGDADGKAHLQNIAVHPDSRRQGIGTELLEWCMDLVRLYGYREIVLEVREKNTGSQLFYKKKGFEERGKVQDYYENDNAIIMGRKL comes from the coding sequence ATGATACGCAGAGCTCTTATTGATGATATCCCGAAGATAGTGCAGGTCGAAAAGGCATGCTTTTCTGTTCCATGGCCTGACTTTCTTTTCAAGGCTCATCTCCATAATCCCGGATTCGTGGTCTACGAAAAGGAAAAGAATCTCATTGGCTATGCGATCATAGGTGATGCTGATGGAAAAGCCCATCTTCAGAACATTGCAGTACATCCGGATTCCAGAAGACAGGGCATCGGGACGGAACTGCTTGAATGGTGTATGGACCTTGTCAGACTCTACGGATATCGCGAGATCGTGCTCGAAGTAAGAGAAAAGAACACCGGTTCACAGCTATTCTATAAAAAGAAAGGATTCGAGGAAAGGGGAAAAGTGCAGGATTATTATGAAAATGATAACGCCATAATCATGGGAAGAAAACTGTGA
- a CDS encoding DUF5817 domain-containing protein, with product MASFGVIVCPKCREHAQIIETSGSKNTRCQKCGSNLEIRKLRIFFQSADVEEAISARTVIQARLHGQEKDFEAVFSDSFNAAKTPETTNFGEFGVSLKDFKDKRKPRKPKKNKIQVILDILRLNGGRMGIESLEDSVRRYGIDEDDLEKIIEKLISSGEIYEPSTGILSLI from the coding sequence ATGGCTTCCTTTGGAGTAATAGTATGCCCGAAATGCAGGGAACATGCCCAGATAATCGAAACTTCTGGCTCAAAGAATACCAGATGCCAGAAATGCGGTTCAAACCTTGAGATAAGAAAACTGCGTATATTCTTCCAGTCCGCAGACGTGGAGGAAGCCATCTCTGCAAGGACCGTTATACAGGCAAGACTCCATGGTCAGGAAAAGGATTTTGAAGCTGTTTTTTCTGACAGCTTTAATGCTGCGAAAACACCTGAAACTACAAACTTCGGTGAATTCGGCGTTTCACTAAAGGACTTTAAGGACAAGAGGAAACCCCGGAAGCCGAAGAAAAACAAGATTCAGGTAATACTTGATATTCTACGCTTAAACGGTGGCAGGATGGGCATTGAGTCTCTTGAAGATTCTGTAAGGAGATATGGTATTGACGAGGATGATCTTGAAAAGATAATTGAAAAACTGATCAGCTCCGGAGAGATATATGAACCCTCAACAGGCATCCTGAGTCTTATATGA